The Eremothecium gossypii ATCC 10895 chromosome VII, complete sequence nucleotide sequence AAATCCGCAGCCCGCTCTCTGACTATAGCATGATGACCAATGTGCGTGGGACCTGTCGCTTCGGTATCATGCCACACAGTAGCGACTACGTCATTCTCGGTGACGTCTTTTTGACCAGAGCCTACGTGGTCTTCGACCTCGAGGCCCTCGAAGTCTCCATGGCCCAGGCCAACTACGAAGGCGGCAAGGAGCAGATAGAGGTCATTGCTGGTGCCGTGCCCCGCGCCGTGCGCGCACCCGGCTACAATGATCCCTGGAAGGCCTATACGCCCCTAGTCTTCAACGGCGAGTTTGGCAATTTAACTGCAACGGCTTCCGACAGCAGCTCTGGCTCTGTCGGTAGCCGCAGCAATTCGGCCTTAACCCTCACCCCCCCGTCGCTCTCGGTGATGCTCTTTGCTGCTTCATTATTAGGTGCCGCCACACGTATTATATAACACTGTGCACCGCAATTGCAAATCGCGATTCCCATTGGCCACTCATTAGACCATTATGTCCGCACGCTCGAGCAAGGATTATGTAAACATGTAGCACGTTACTAGTGACAAGTAGCTATGCCGGGTAACCGATACCCAAAGATCACTTGGCTGGAGTTTGAGATCAGGGCCAAATCACTGCTAAGTACAAACACAAAGGGCCAAGTATTAAGGTGAGAGAGCGTTACAGGTGCATTGATAATACCGCAGGTATATATCAAGGCGCACAGTGAACACATTCTGCAGACGATAGATATGTCTGAGACGAAGTAGGTTGAGATATTTACGCACAAGCCTCATTTGTAAGATAAATGGTCATTACTAACGTTTTTGGGTTtagcagcagcaggcggaGCAACAACGAGGGGCAGGAGCACGGTGGTGGTGGACAGGGTCCAGGAGTCGAGGATGGCGGGGAGCCACGGGCCAGGGCGAACACGCGCAATGTGACTGTGGCAATCCAGTACTCGTGGCTCCACGACATGAGGAATGTCGGGGGAGAGGGCGAGGAAGCGGGACAGGGCCCGGGGGAGAACGGAGATACGTTCGTGATGAGCTTCACGGACGTGCCGGACTCGACGTCGAACGATCGGTTTCAGGAGGTGATCGGCATTGCGGCGCAGTTTGCATTGAGCCGCGTGGCGCGGCGGATCAGCCTCCTGCGGGGGCTCTCGAAGGAGTCCTTTGAAAAGCTCCCTCTCAGGAAGCTCAGCGAGCTGGACAGCGAGCTGTGCAGTATATGCTACGACGACTTTGAGGACGACACGTCGATCGGGTCCAAGAGAAACCGTGATGTAGATAACGACGCGCTGTACCTGAAAAGACAGAGGACAGGGGGTGACTCGTCCGCGCAGAGCTCTCTGTCGCCCGGCGAGGCCGGCGCAGGTGGTGATGCCGGCGGGCGTGAGGGCGGCCACGCCGGTGGTTGGCCGGCGGAAGAGGAGGCGGAGCAGCCGCACTACAAGCATTCGCCCACGGAACTACCGTGCGGCCATGTCTTTGGCAGAGATTGTATTTTCAGGTGGACACAGGAGCACAACAGCTGCCCGATTTGCAGGGCGCGAATAGTGGAAAACGAGGGGTTGAATCATGCAGTCCAGGATACCCCCGTGGTCATGGACGAATTTGATAGACAGTCGTTCGAGAGGATACGCCAGCTAATCTACGGTGACAACGCAAGCAGTGGCGACCGGCCAAACGGTGACGGTGGGATCACCCTACAGCGGCACAACGTGATCGTTATTAGACCGGATTCGGCCTCCTTTAATGGTCATCTTCAACGTGGCGAGGCAGGCACTGCGCCGCTTGCCGGTAGTTCCGCCGGAACGGAATCGGAACAggcgccagcagcgcagGCGGAGAGGGTTCCAGCGGGTAACAGCCCGACTGCTCCGCCGGCTCACGCGGCCGAGAGCATGGAAGCCGTCGGAGTCATCCCATTGGCTTTGTTCAGCTTGGCCCCGCTCGGTGCCGCTCGCAACACGGACAGTCCCGCTTCCGCCCAGGGCAACGACACTACCCCGGAGCCTGCCACCACCAGCGAaggcggcagcgccggAACAGCCTCCATGAACAACACAGACATCAGCAGACTTTTCGACCTCATCGCCAATCTAACCGGCAGAATGCAGCCGCGCAGAAACAGCGGCAACAACACTAATAGCAGCAACAGCACTCTCGCACCTAGTGGCTCCTCGCGCTCCGGCGCCGAACGGAGCCAAGAaagcgccgccgcgccgcccgcccctAGCCGCTTTGGCCTTTTCGACTTCTTGAGCAGGGGCCGCATGATGGGCTCACCATtcggcgccggcggcagtCCCATCCGCGACGTCCTGGGTGACGGCCGCCGCAGGCCTTCGCTTGAGGGCAGGGGCCTCTTTGGCAC carries:
- the SAN1 gene encoding ubiquitin-protein ligase SAN1 (Syntenic homolog of Saccharomyces cerevisiae YDR143C (SAN1)), translating into MVITNVFGFSSSRRSNNEGQEHGGGGQGPGVEDGGEPRARANTRNVTVAIQYSWLHDMRNVGGEGEEAGQGPGENGDTFVMSFTDVPDSTSNDRFQEVIGIAAQFALSRVARRISLLRGLSKESFEKLPLRKLSELDSELCSICYDDFEDDTSIGSKRNRDVDNDALYLKRQRTGGDSSAQSSLSPGEAGAGGDAGGREGGHAGGWPAEEEAEQPHYKHSPTELPCGHVFGRDCIFRWTQEHNSCPICRARIVENEGLNHAVQDTPVVMDEFDRQSFERIRQLIYGDNASSGDRPNGDGGITLQRHNVIVIRPDSASFNGHLQRGEAGTAPLAGSSAGTESEQAPAAQAERVPAGNSPTAPPAHAAESMEAVGVIPLALFSLAPLGAARNTDSPASAQGNDTTPEPATTSEGGSAGTASMNNTDISRLFDLIANLTGRMQPRRNSGNNTNSSNSTLAPSGSSRSGAERSQESAAAPPAPSRFGLFDFLSRGRMMGSPFGAGGSPIRDVLGDGRRRPSLEGRGLFGTGVASFREGTGVRTVDFSGPMPHPRSPPAPAHNTSDEADVNSPHDRTHPDDPTQETE